Proteins encoded together in one Candidatus Methylacidiphilales bacterium window:
- the recA gene encoding recombinase RecA, translated as MKNKNLQLALQAIAKQYGEGAIMRLGDAEAKLHIEVIPTGCLPIDHALGVGGFPRGRIIEIFGPESSGKTTLALTVVAQAQKMGGVAAFIDVEHALDPTYAGKLGVNMSELLVSQPDSGEEALNIAETLIKSNAIDVIVIDSVAALTTKAELEGQIGDATVGTQARLMSAALRKLTALVSRAKTVCIFTNQLRDKIGVMFGNPETTPGGKALKFYASVRIDIRRVNTIKEADGTVLGSRTKIKIVKNKVAPPFTECEFDILYNQGIAREGALIDLAVDLGVLEKKGAWLYFKGDQIAQGRDAAQQVLKADSALYDKILEETKQRMAAAKK; from the coding sequence TGCCGAAGCGAAGCTACATATCGAGGTGATTCCTACAGGATGCCTGCCGATTGACCATGCATTGGGCGTAGGGGGTTTCCCTCGCGGCCGTATCATCGAGATATTTGGTCCTGAATCGTCGGGTAAAACGACCCTCGCGTTGACAGTCGTCGCGCAGGCTCAAAAAATGGGCGGTGTCGCAGCCTTTATCGATGTGGAGCATGCCTTGGATCCGACGTATGCGGGCAAACTCGGCGTGAATATGAGCGAGCTTCTCGTCTCCCAGCCTGATTCCGGAGAAGAAGCTCTTAACATTGCGGAGACCTTGATTAAATCAAATGCAATCGATGTGATTGTGATCGACTCTGTCGCGGCTTTGACGACTAAAGCCGAGCTAGAGGGTCAGATCGGAGATGCAACGGTCGGAACACAAGCCCGTTTGATGAGTGCAGCGTTGCGAAAACTGACGGCTTTGGTGAGCCGTGCCAAGACAGTCTGTATCTTTACAAATCAGCTTCGAGACAAAATCGGGGTGATGTTTGGGAACCCTGAGACAACGCCAGGCGGCAAAGCACTTAAATTTTATGCATCGGTGAGAATCGACATTCGCCGCGTCAATACTATTAAAGAGGCAGATGGCACTGTGCTCGGCAGTCGCACAAAGATTAAAATTGTGAAGAATAAGGTGGCTCCACCTTTTACGGAGTGTGAGTTCGACATTCTTTACAATCAGGGAATCGCTCGTGAAGGAGCCTTGATCGATTTGGCTGTGGATCTTGGAGTGTTGGAGAAGAAAGGAGCATGGCTTTATTTCAAAGGCGACCAAATTGCGCAAGGCCGCGATGCTGCACAGCAGGTGTTAAAGGCGGACTCAGCTCTCTACGACAAAATTCTTGAAGAGACGAAGCAAAGAATGGCCGCGGCCAAAAAATAG